One segment of Nomia melanderi isolate GNS246 chromosome 10, iyNomMela1, whole genome shotgun sequence DNA contains the following:
- the RnrL gene encoding ribonucleoside diphosphate reductase large subunit, which translates to MVGKGKMFVIKRDGHKEDVHFDKITSRIQKLCYNLDMDYVDPSAITFRVISGLYSGVSTVELDNLAAETAATMTTKHPDYAILAARIAVSNLHKETKKSFSEVIHDLYNVREQYSNEHRPVIHEKYYNIVKNNANKLNSSIIYDRDFNYNYFGFKTLERSYLLKIHGKVVERPQHMLMRVSVAIHGEDIEKAIETYNFLSERYFTHASPTLFSACTVKQQMSSCFLLTMTEDSIEGIYDTLKRCALISKAAGGIGLNVHCIRAKGTPIAGTLGISNGLIPMIRVFNNTARYVDQGGNKRPGAFAIYLEPWHADIFEFLHLKKNTGKEENRARELFYALWIPDLFMKRTLENGVWTLMCPHESPGLADVWGDEFEALYTRYESEKRYKRQIPARDLWTAILVAQVETGTPYMLYKDHCNRKSNQQNVGTIKCSNLCTEVVQYSSPSEVAVCNLASIAVNMFVNSATKSFDFEKLRNVTKIVTRNLDNVIDINYYPIPEAKTSNMRHRPIGIGVQGLADAFLLMQYPFESEEAQKLNIQIFETLYYGALEASCELAMEKGTYETYEGSPVSKGILQYDMWNVTPTNLWNWSTLKEKIAKHGVRNSLLIAPMPTASTAQILGNNESVEPYTSNIYTRRVLSGEFQVVNPHLLRDLTERNLWDEGMKNEIIANNGSIQGIERIPEDMKMLYKTVWEIPQKVILKMAADRGAFIDQSQSLNVHIAKPTTEKLTSMHFYGWQMGLKTGMYYLRTKPAANALQFTVDKSKLQNTSITSLNQSINSVKENEDESTSVQTNEWINIQSNEEMDAMLVCSRENGDNCISCGS; encoded by the exons ATGGTTGGAAAGGGGAAAATGTTTGTAATAAAGCGTG atgGACATAAAGAGGATGTTCATTTTGACAAAATAACGTCTAGAATTCAAAAATTATGTTACAACCTAGACATGGATTATGTGGACCCT tCTGCAATTACTTTTCGCGTTATTAGTGGATTATATTCAGGGGTTAGTACGGTTGAATTAGATAATCTTGCAGCTGAAACTGCTGCTACTATGACTACCAAACACCCAGATTATGCTATATTAGCCGCAAGAATTGCAGTATCTAATTTACAtaaggaaacaaaaaaaagtTTCAGTG aggTAATACatgatttatataatgtaaGGGAGCAGTATTCAAATGAGCACAGACCTGTTATCCAtgaaaaatactataatattgtaaaaaataatgcaaacaaattgaattcatcaataatttatgacagagattttaattacaattattttggtTTTAAAACTCTTGAAAGAAGTTACTTACTGAAAATCCATGGAAAAGTTGTTGAAAGACCACAACATATGTTAATGAGAGTTTCAGTCGCAATCCATGGTGAGGATATTGAAAAAGCTATAGAAACTTATAACTTTTTATCGGAACGTTATTTCACACATGCATCACCAACATTATTCTCTGCATGTACTGTCAAACAGCAAATGTCGag TTGTTTCCTTCTGACAATGACAGAAGACAGCATAGAAGGAATTTATGATACATTAAAAAGATGTGCGCTTATTAGTAAAGCAGCTGGTGGTATTGGTCTCAATGTCCATTGCATTAGAGCAAAGGGAACTCCAATAGCTGGTACACTTGGCATATCCAATGGTTTAATTCCAATGATCAGGGTATTCAATAATACGGCTCGATATGTAGATCAAGGTGGAAATAAAAGACCAGGAGCATTTGCCATATACTTAGAACCATGGCATGCAGACATTTTTGAATTCTTGCATCTCAAGAAGAACACAG GCAAAGAAGAAAACAGAGCAAGGGAATTATTTTATGCCTTATGGATTCCTGACCTCTTCATGAAAAGAACACTCGAAAATGGAGTTTGGACTTTAATGTGCCCTCACGAATCTCCTGGTTTGGCTGATGTATGGGGAGATGAATTTGAAGCACTTTATACACG GTACGAATCTGAAAAAAGATATAAACGTCAAATTCCGGCAAGAGATTTATGGACTGCTATTCTTGTGGCACAAGTAGAAACGGGAACTCCTTATATGTTGTACAAGGATCACTGCAATCGAAAATCAAATCAACAAAATGTAGGAACGATCAAGTGCAGCAACTTGTGCACAGAAGTTGTACAATATTCTAGTCCAAGTGAAGTTGCAGTATGCAATTTAGCTTCGATTGCTGTCAATATGTTTGTGAATTCTGCTACTAAATCTTTTGATTTTGAGAAACTCCGAAACGTAACCAAAATAGTCACTCGTAATCTAGATAACGTAATTGATATCAATTATTACCCAATTCCAGAAGCAAAGACGTCTAATATGAGGCATAGGCCTATTG GTATTGGAGTACAAGGACTTGCTGATGCATTCCTTTTAATGCAGTATCCATTTGAAAGTGAAGAAGCCCAAAAACTTAATATTCAgatatttgaaacattatattaTGGTGCTTTAGAAGCAAGTTGTGAGCTTGCTATGGAAAAGGGTACATACGAAACGTATGAAGGTAGTCCAGTTAGTAAAGGA ATTCTGCAGTATGATATGTGGAATGTTACACCTACTAATTTATGGAATTGGAGtacattgaaagaaaaaattgcGAAACATGGAGTTagaaattctttattaattgCACCCATGCCAACAGCTTCTACGGCACAAATTTTAGGAAATAATGAATCGGTTGAACCTTATACTAGTAATATCTATACAAGGCGAGTACTGTCTGGAGAATTTCAAGTCGTGAACCCTCATTTATTACGAGATTTAACTGAAAGAAATCTCTGGGATGAAggcatgaaaaatgaaattatagcaAATAATGGTTCTATTCAG GGTATAGAACGTATACCAGAAGATATGAAAATGCTTTATAAAACCGTTTGGGAAATACCACAAAAAGTAATCTTAAAAATGGCAGCTGATCGCGGTGCTTTCATAGATCAGTCACAGTCATTGAATGTTCATATAGCTAAACCAACGACTGAAAAGTTAACTTCGATGCACTTTTATGGATGGCAAATG GGATTAAAGACCGGTATGTACTATTTACGAACAAAACCGGCAGCAAATGCACTTCAATTTACAGTTGACAAATCAAAATTGCAAAATACCAGCATTACGTCGCTTAACCAGTCAATTAATTctgtaaaagaaaatgaagatgaaTCTACTTCTGTACAAACAAATGAATggataaatattcaaagtaacgAAGAAATGGATGCTATGCTTGTGTGTTCCCGCGAAAATGGAGATAATTGCATATCTTGTGGATCTTAA